A window of the Desulforapulum autotrophicum HRM2 genome harbors these coding sequences:
- a CDS encoding peptide chain release factor family protein, whose translation MVGPGIEKLKALERRIKDLGINKADIEEKFVKGSGRGGQKVNKTSVAVFLRHLPTGITVKCGSERSQHLNRFLALRRLVDRIEACMTGMEGRTGVDPTVQRRIKQKQKRKKRSRQKHG comes from the coding sequence ATGGTGGGGCCCGGCATCGAGAAACTCAAGGCCCTTGAGCGGCGGATCAAGGACCTTGGCATAAACAAAGCGGATATTGAGGAAAAGTTTGTCAAGGGTTCGGGAAGGGGCGGGCAGAAGGTGAACAAGACTTCGGTGGCTGTTTTTCTGCGTCATTTGCCCACTGGAATAACCGTGAAGTGCGGGTCGGAACGTTCCCAGCACCTGAACCGTTTCCTTGCCCTTCGCCGTCTGGTTGACAGGATTGAGGCCTGCATGACAGGCATGGAAGGCAGGACCGGGGTTGATCCAACGGTCCAGCGGCGCATCAAACAGAAGCAAAAAAGAAAAAAACGGTCCAGGCAGAAGCATGGATAG
- a CDS encoding ATP-binding protein — protein sequence MDQLVNSMDLPLFLINGCGTVLRANRSAMERYGFKQGDLGTTTIWEHIPFTLAAEWKKEIAKVIRKRATRSFQFDQGDRIKELSVWPAFDDNQRLNGFALMEKDITENIRALELHRKFQDKNECTDQQMHHASTLINLGTLVAGMAHEISNPNAFITTNAPLLERLWGDLAETIDDRLQNPDLVAGGLTASEIKEIVPKLLQGITDGARRIDTIVKSLRSFSRPDPHAAFVPVCLNSVIQTALIFLTNEIQKSTHHFYTHLDKSPAPIAGIPQRLEQVVINLVLNACQALTHEDQQITLETQTRRSAKSGKTDVIFKVIDQGCGIDPQTLERIYDPFFTTKAAIKGTGLGLTITQKIVKEHHGWIEFHSEPGTGTSVVVGFPAMEGD from the coding sequence GTGGACCAGCTTGTCAACAGCATGGACCTTCCTCTTTTTTTGATCAATGGCTGCGGAACCGTTCTCAGGGCTAACCGGTCCGCCATGGAGCGATACGGGTTTAAACAGGGGGATTTGGGCACCACAACCATATGGGAACACATCCCCTTTACCCTTGCCGCTGAATGGAAAAAAGAAATAGCCAAGGTGATCCGAAAACGTGCCACCCGCAGCTTTCAGTTCGACCAAGGCGATCGAATCAAGGAATTGTCGGTGTGGCCCGCCTTTGATGACAACCAAAGACTCAACGGCTTTGCCTTGATGGAAAAAGATATCACTGAAAACATCCGGGCCCTGGAATTGCACCGCAAGTTCCAGGATAAAAATGAGTGCACGGACCAGCAGATGCACCACGCCTCAACCCTCATCAATCTTGGCACCCTGGTGGCCGGCATGGCCCATGAGATCAGCAACCCCAACGCATTTATCACAACCAATGCACCGTTGCTCGAACGGCTCTGGGGCGACCTTGCAGAAACCATTGACGATCGGCTGCAGAACCCGGATCTTGTGGCCGGAGGGTTGACGGCCAGCGAAATAAAAGAAATTGTTCCCAAACTGCTGCAGGGCATCACCGACGGGGCCCGCCGCATCGACACCATTGTCAAAAGCCTTCGATCATTCTCCCGGCCCGATCCCCATGCCGCCTTTGTGCCGGTTTGTCTGAACAGCGTCATCCAGACAGCGCTGATCTTCCTGACCAATGAGATCCAAAAATCCACCCATCATTTTTATACACATCTTGACAAGTCCCCTGCCCCCATTGCAGGCATTCCCCAACGCCTGGAGCAGGTGGTCATCAATCTGGTTCTCAACGCCTGCCAGGCCCTGACCCATGAGGACCAGCAGATTACCCTTGAAACGCAAACCAGGCGTTCAGCAAAATCAGGCAAGACGGATGTGATATTTAAGGTGATTGACCAGGGGTGCGGTATTGACCCCCAGACCCTGGAACGAATTTATGACCCGTTTTTCACCACAAAGGCAGCAATCAAGGGCACGGGCCTTGGGCTCACCATCACCCAAAAAATCGTAAAAGAGCACCATGGCTGGATCGAATTTCACTCTGAACCCGGAACCGGCACCTCGGTTGTTGTTGGATTTCCTGCCATGGAAGGAGATTAA